In Thalassotalea fonticola, a single genomic region encodes these proteins:
- the rsgA gene encoding small ribosomal subunit biogenesis GTPase RsgA, producing the protein MAKAKKLTKGQHRRIKKNLADKLSKDKDLAWQDSELSEQKNGIIVSRFGQHADVEASNGDIFRCNIRRTVKSIVCGDSVVWRQGKETEHSISGVIEAVHERTTELARPDVYDGLKPIAANIDQIFIVSSVVPAFNPDIIDRYLVAIELTGIKPVIVLNKIDLLSAEHQELIDIHIALYQEIGYEVIFASSKLQEGIENITARLNDKTSIFVGQSGVGKSTLVNSLMPELGIGTKEVSENSGLGQHTTTVARLYHFPTGGRLIDSPGIREFGLWHLSPEEVDQGFIEFQDYFGYCKFRDCKHQNDPGCALQQAVSDGKINPLRFASYQRILASLGDNKLTSRFN; encoded by the coding sequence GTGGCTAAAGCAAAAAAATTGACCAAAGGTCAACACCGGCGCATTAAAAAAAATCTTGCTGATAAACTTAGTAAAGATAAAGATCTTGCTTGGCAAGATAGCGAATTAAGCGAACAGAAAAATGGCATCATTGTCAGCCGCTTTGGCCAGCATGCTGATGTTGAAGCGAGTAATGGTGATATATTTCGCTGTAATATTCGCCGTACAGTTAAAAGTATCGTTTGTGGTGATTCAGTAGTCTGGCGTCAGGGCAAAGAAACAGAGCACAGCATTAGCGGCGTTATTGAAGCTGTGCATGAGCGCACTACAGAATTAGCCAGACCAGATGTATATGATGGGTTAAAACCAATTGCTGCCAACATTGATCAAATATTTATTGTTTCGTCTGTGGTGCCAGCGTTTAATCCCGATATTATCGACCGTTATCTAGTTGCAATTGAATTAACTGGTATTAAACCAGTTATCGTTTTAAATAAAATTGATTTGCTCAGTGCAGAGCATCAAGAACTAATCGATATACACATCGCGCTTTACCAAGAAATAGGCTACGAAGTAATTTTTGCCAGCAGTAAATTACAAGAAGGCATTGAAAACATTACCGCACGATTAAATGATAAAACCAGTATTTTTGTTGGTCAATCAGGTGTTGGTAAATCTACCTTAGTCAACTCTTTAATGCCAGAATTAGGTATTGGCACCAAAGAGGTTTCTGAAAACTCAGGCCTGGGGCAACATACGACTACCGTGGCTCGTTTGTACCACTTTCCTACTGGTGGTCGATTGATTGACTCGCCTGGTATTCGTGAATTTGGTCTTTGGCATTTATCGCCAGAGGAAGTAGATCAAGGTTTTATTGAGTTTCAAGATTACTTTGGTTATTGCAAATTTCGAGATTGTAAACATCAAAATGACCCGGGCTGCGCGCTACAACAAGCGGTAAGCGATGGTAAAATTAATCCGTTACGCTTTGCTAGTTATCAACGAATTTTAGCGAGCCTTGGTGATAATAAATTAACCTCAAGATTTAATTAA
- the orn gene encoding oligoribonuclease — protein sequence MAVNANNLIWLDLEMTGLEPEQDVILEIASIVTDGDLNILAQGPVFAIHQSDDVLANMNEWCVKQHGASGLTQRCRESKVTLQQAEQATIEFIEQYVAKGISPMCGNSIGQDRRFINAYMKDFETWFHYRNIDVSTIKELVRRWQPAVLDKVTKQGTHLALDDIIESIAELKVYRQHVFKI from the coding sequence ATGGCTGTAAATGCAAATAATTTAATCTGGCTAGATCTAGAAATGACAGGCCTGGAACCTGAGCAAGATGTAATATTAGAGATAGCTTCAATCGTTACTGATGGCGACCTTAATATATTGGCACAAGGACCGGTATTTGCCATTCATCAAAGTGATGACGTGCTAGCCAATATGAATGAATGGTGTGTAAAACAGCATGGTGCTAGTGGCTTAACTCAGCGTTGTCGTGAATCAAAAGTTACCTTACAACAAGCTGAGCAAGCGACGATTGAATTTATTGAGCAATACGTAGCAAAAGGTATTTCTCCTATGTGCGGTAATTCAATTGGTCAAGACAGACGCTTTATTAATGCCTACATGAAGGATTTTGAAACCTGGTTTCACTATCGCAATATTGATGTAAGTACGATCAAAGAATTGGTCAGACGCTGGCAGCCTGCAGTGTTAGATAAGGTTACTAAACAAGGAACTCATCTAGCATTGGATGACATCATAGAATCTATTGCAGAATTAAAAGTTTATAGACAACATGTATTTAAAATATAA
- the asd gene encoding archaetidylserine decarboxylase (Phosphatidylserine decarboxylase is synthesized as a single chain precursor. Generation of the pyruvoyl active site from a Ser is coupled to cleavage of a Gly-Ser bond between the larger (beta) and smaller (alpha chains). It is an integral membrane protein.), with product MSVDNLKIALQYAMPKHGLSRLVGKLAAGKGGPLTTFAIKRFIKAYGIDMSQAKIQDPKEFATFNDFFTRELVDGARPINPDENEICYPVDGAISQQGDIINDQLIQAKGFNYSLETLLGGKAETAAPFRGGKFSTIYLAPKDYHRIHMPIAGTLREMIFVPGDLFSVNPLTAQNVPNLFARNERVVAIFDTAIGPMAMVLVGATIVASIETVWAGTIAPSKEKQVTTWTYPSEGEGVIHLAKGEEMGRFKLGSTTVCCFPANTIEFTEDAGPETVTRLGDTYANVTTSE from the coding sequence GTGTCAGTTGATAATTTAAAAATTGCTTTGCAATATGCAATGCCAAAACATGGTTTATCACGCTTAGTTGGTAAGTTAGCTGCTGGTAAAGGCGGGCCATTAACAACATTTGCAATAAAGCGTTTTATAAAAGCCTATGGCATAGATATGAGTCAGGCAAAAATACAAGACCCTAAAGAGTTTGCTACCTTTAACGACTTTTTTACTCGTGAATTAGTTGACGGCGCGCGCCCAATTAACCCTGATGAAAATGAAATTTGTTACCCGGTTGATGGCGCAATTAGCCAACAGGGCGACATTATTAATGATCAATTAATTCAAGCTAAAGGTTTCAACTATTCCTTAGAAACCCTACTAGGTGGTAAAGCTGAAACCGCGGCACCATTTCGGGGGGGTAAGTTTTCTACCATTTATTTAGCTCCTAAAGATTATCATCGTATTCATATGCCAATTGCCGGTACCTTACGTGAAATGATTTTTGTACCTGGTGATTTATTTTCAGTTAACCCTTTAACCGCGCAAAATGTTCCTAATTTATTTGCCAGAAACGAGCGAGTAGTCGCTATTTTCGATACGGCTATTGGCCCTATGGCGATGGTATTAGTTGGCGCAACAATTGTCGCCAGTATAGAAACCGTTTGGGCAGGAACGATTGCACCAAGCAAAGAAAAGCAAGTCACAACCTGGACTTATCCAAGTGAAGGCGAAGGTGTTATTCACCTCGCTAAAGGTGAAGAAATGGGGCGTTTCAAACTGGGCTCAACTACCGTGTGTTGTTTCCCAGCAAACACTATAGAGTTTACCGAAGATGCAGGTCCTGAAACGGTAACTCGTTTAGGTGATACCTATGCAAATGTAACAACTTCGGAGTAA